A part of Vulcanisaeta moutnovskia 768-28 genomic DNA contains:
- the rnhB gene encoding ribonuclease HII: MQGFIGGIDEAGRGPVIGPMVIAIVVTNDMNKLREIGVKDSKELSPESRSRLFIILKSILNYIDYEIIEPVIIDRYVNMNALNILEVEVTIKLINKALSNIQVHTIYIDSPDPKPERFRDMIMERVGGNVNVIAMNKADKLIPVVSAASIVAKVVRDSIIERLHREFGDFGSGYPSDPRTIAFLKRWIEKHGDLPPIVRRSWSTAKKMLSNHLDKYL; encoded by the coding sequence ATGCAGGGATTTATAGGAGGCATTGATGAGGCTGGCCGAGGACCAGTCATTGGACCCATGGTTATAGCAATAGTGGTTACTAATGATATGAATAAATTACGAGAAATTGGTGTTAAGGATTCAAAGGAACTAAGCCCTGAAAGCAGGTCTCGATTATTCATTATTCTTAAGTCAATCCTAAATTACATAGACTATGAAATCATTGAACCAGTGATAATTGATAGGTATGTGAATATGAATGCTCTGAACATTCTTGAAGTAGAGGTAACCATTAAATTGATTAATAAGGCGTTAAGTAATATTCAAGTTCATACTATTTATATTGACTCGCCGGATCCCAAGCCCGAGAGGTTTAGGGATATGATCATGGAGAGGGTCGGTGGTAATGTTAATGTGATCGCAATGAACAAAGCTGATAAGTTAATACCAGTAGTTTCTGCGGCAAGTATAGTGGCTAAGGTGGTTAGGGACTCAATAATTGAGAGGCTACATAGAGAATTTGGAGATTTTGGGAGCGGTTACCCTAGTGACCCAAGAACAATTGCCTTCCTTAAGAGGTGGATTGAGAAACATGGTGACCTACCACCAATAGTTAGAAGGAGTTGGTCGACCGCCAAGAAAATGCTTAGTAATCACTTAGATAAGTACTTATGA
- a CDS encoding CDP-alcohol phosphatidyltransferase family protein — protein sequence MRISLMITIIGLVFMVIGFVLLSIINNVLLSSSFFIIGFLLNVLGILMINRDIENLLVRLEMESNKPSPDDIKRRPLKKPKR from the coding sequence ATGAGGATTAGCCTAATGATCACAATAATTGGATTAGTATTCATGGTTATTGGATTTGTGCTCCTATCAATAATCAATAATGTATTGCTCTCATCATCATTCTTCATAATAGGCTTTCTCCTAAATGTCCTGGGAATATTAATGATAAACAGGGATATTGAGAACCTACTCGTTAGACTTGAAATGGAAAGTAATAAGCCGAGCCCTGATGACATTAAGAGAAGGCCGCTCAAGAAACCAAAGAGATAA
- a CDS encoding nucleotide-binding protein: MKTILITSGTKGGTGKTTIAVNMAVILAYELRGRSQYPTVLIDLGLDSGTATMLLLGNVETQMMNTLADYFMGKIPDPLSTLYVKTWQIDSDLFKLVFTASLSPYPGQVRIDRYLLRGLLNAVEAISPMYVIIDTPALGLSYDTLITLLEVSTNVILVAIPDHSSLRSVSNVVNLIRDVKATNKLLKPILNMLNIKYPVDALSGYPWTKLLRDIVGIEPHVIPYDELFPIVRQALEIESLKLSFYESSALDSIFKYVDYLMETIPTN, translated from the coding sequence GTGAAGACGATCTTAATAACGAGTGGCACTAAGGGTGGTACTGGCAAAACAACAATAGCCGTGAATATGGCCGTTATCCTCGCCTATGAATTAAGGGGAAGATCTCAATACCCCACCGTGCTTATTGACCTAGGTTTAGATAGTGGAACCGCAACCATGTTATTGCTTGGTAACGTTGAAACACAGATGATGAATACCCTCGCTGATTACTTCATGGGCAAGATCCCTGATCCACTTTCCACATTATACGTAAAGACTTGGCAGATTGATAGTGATTTATTTAAGCTCGTCTTTACCGCATCCCTAAGTCCATATCCAGGTCAAGTTAGAATTGATAGATACCTCCTTAGGGGCTTGCTAAATGCCGTGGAGGCCATATCACCAATGTACGTCATAATCGATACACCAGCCCTTGGCCTATCCTACGATACTTTAATTACACTTCTTGAGGTTAGTACAAATGTAATCTTGGTGGCAATACCTGATCATAGTAGTTTAAGGTCCGTTAGCAATGTAGTTAATCTTATACGAGACGTGAAGGCTACCAATAAATTATTGAAACCCATACTAAACATGCTTAATATTAAGTACCCAGTGGATGCCTTGAGTGGTTATCCATGGACGAAACTTTTGAGAGACATAGTAGGTATCGAACCTCATGTAATTCCATACGATGAATTATTCCCAATAGTAAGGCAGGCATTAGAAATAGAGAGCTTGAAACTATCATTCTACGAATCATCAGCCCTTGACTCAATTTTTAAATACGTAGACTATTTAATGGAGACTATACCAACCAATTAA
- a CDS encoding type II secretion system F family protein, with product MDLDELALSVMGPLILRLKNTRIYEKLEKNLASSLSFTSPERYLARVLFITTIMLVITAPLGVILIILNLNNALILLKMKLLFSTQYGIRDLILIVIGIVLIFMPLIVYEIMISMPRITSSDLAFKVDTELPFFVAYVSAITNSGLSVFRAVERIAEAKILEVMGKVARWSYIRFKVFGEDPLTALSNVSSALESRSLREFISGYITTVRTGGDVVHYINTRLHDIVSNAIEHMNRAAEFLGMLMESYIGSAAILLIGLDVLYLAQAVTPFGNRYAAFMQAINSNYMFGLFIVPAISIAFIYLGEVSAFRSPYTDYRPYKWAGVSIAVAAVLGALEYMVLFHKDLGNRIYIRGLPVPLDFTIVFGLTLALSFVPTAIYSMKVVGERWEIDREYAEFLRDVTELRKSGFTPEKTFETLRYTRKYGAFDQYLDKMVKQIRYGVPIREVLSSIMPKLHSYYSKVFTFLLTETIDLGGASPQVLDMLASFASSIVSVQENMRARLRPLRYVPYIGAIILIVTLVVLIFSVVAIVTRVGPGGVAAGGSTSSPLINLLATSFSFTITIDSFIMGLIAGKLGEGELSLGFRHAVVLTLMVVIFYALSPFIASGLFGAMSAPSSSVPY from the coding sequence GTGGACCTAGACGAATTAGCATTATCGGTAATGGGACCACTAATCCTAAGGCTAAAGAATACGAGAATTTACGAGAAGCTAGAGAAAAACCTTGCATCATCACTATCATTCACAAGCCCTGAGCGGTACCTGGCCCGAGTCTTATTCATAACAACAATAATGCTTGTAATAACGGCCCCACTTGGCGTAATCCTCATAATACTGAACCTAAATAACGCCCTAATTCTGCTTAAAATGAAGTTGTTATTTTCAACACAATATGGGATTAGGGATCTTATCTTAATAGTCATAGGTATTGTTCTCATATTCATGCCACTTATTGTCTATGAAATAATGATAAGTATGCCAAGAATAACATCGAGCGACTTAGCCTTTAAGGTCGATACGGAATTACCGTTCTTTGTTGCTTATGTATCTGCAATAACAAACTCTGGGCTTTCCGTATTTAGGGCTGTGGAGAGAATTGCCGAGGCCAAGATCCTCGAGGTCATGGGTAAGGTGGCTAGGTGGTCATACATTAGGTTTAAGGTTTTTGGTGAGGATCCACTTACGGCATTGTCAAACGTATCATCAGCATTAGAGAGTAGATCCCTTAGGGAGTTCATTAGCGGTTATATAACTACCGTTAGGACTGGCGGTGATGTTGTCCACTACATAAATACTAGATTACATGACATAGTTAGTAATGCCATAGAGCATATGAATAGGGCTGCTGAATTCCTGGGAATGCTCATGGAGAGCTACATAGGATCTGCCGCAATACTCCTAATAGGCCTTGACGTACTTTATCTAGCACAAGCCGTAACACCGTTTGGCAATAGGTACGCAGCCTTCATGCAGGCAATAAACTCAAACTACATGTTTGGCTTGTTTATTGTACCTGCCATATCCATAGCCTTCATATACCTTGGTGAGGTTTCGGCGTTTAGATCGCCATATACTGATTATAGGCCGTATAAGTGGGCTGGCGTGTCTATAGCCGTAGCTGCCGTACTTGGCGCACTTGAATATATGGTATTATTCCACAAGGATCTAGGCAATAGGATCTATATACGCGGCTTACCGGTGCCTCTTGATTTCACGATTGTTTTTGGATTAACTCTTGCCCTATCCTTTGTACCAACTGCCATTTACTCAATGAAGGTTGTTGGCGAGAGGTGGGAGATTGATAGAGAGTACGCGGAATTCCTTAGGGATGTGACTGAATTAAGGAAGAGTGGTTTCACGCCTGAAAAAACCTTTGAGACCCTGAGGTATACTAGGAAGTATGGTGCCTTTGATCAGTACCTAGACAAGATGGTTAAGCAGATTAGGTATGGTGTTCCGATTAGGGAGGTTCTATCATCAATAATGCCCAAACTACATAGTTATTACTCAAAGGTCTTCACGTTCCTACTCACCGAAACAATAGACCTTGGTGGTGCATCGCCACAGGTTCTTGATATGCTCGCTAGTTTTGCGTCATCAATAGTAAGCGTCCAGGAGAATATGAGGGCTAGGCTGAGGCCGCTGAGATATGTGCCATACATAGGTGCAATCATACTAATAGTTACATTGGTTGTTTTAATATTCTCGGTAGTTGCGATAGTGACCAGGGTCGGACCTGGTGGTGTTGCGGCAGGTGGGTCAACGTCTAGTCCATTAATTAATTTACTGGCTACATCGTTCTCATTTACAATAACCATAGACTCCTTTATAATGGGGTTAATAGCTGGTAAGCTTGGTGAGGGAGAGTTATCACTTGGATTTAGGCATGCGGTTGTGTTAACGCTGATGGTGGTTATCTTCTATGCGTTGTCGCCATTCATAGCGAGTGGCTTATTTGGAGCCATGTCTGCACCATCGTCAAGCGTACCATATTAG
- a CDS encoding LysE family translocator: MLHQFYDFVLGMVFGFFLAVPPGPMNALIAAEATRSPIHGTSVGLGAMSADGILMIITYFFSRILGHYVYYLYFVGFAVMMYLAASILRSTFSPRNTSGNRSPFLNYFMGVSMGLTNPYQVFWWLTAGLSFISIFGISSIIGLFLAILIWVFVFPYAVHVGKVYGGSRVDFAIKLISALGIIAFAVYIIIRALLYFM, encoded by the coding sequence ATGCTTCATCAGTTCTATGACTTTGTACTTGGAATGGTATTTGGTTTCTTCCTCGCAGTTCCCCCTGGTCCCATGAATGCATTAATTGCCGCTGAGGCAACTCGTTCGCCAATTCATGGAACTAGTGTTGGTCTTGGAGCTATGTCCGCAGATGGTATTTTAATGATAATAACATACTTCTTCTCCAGGATTTTGGGTCACTACGTGTATTACCTTTATTTCGTTGGTTTTGCCGTTATGATGTATTTAGCCGCGTCAATACTTAGATCCACCTTCTCGCCCAGGAATACTAGTGGTAATAGGTCTCCATTCCTTAATTACTTCATGGGAGTTTCCATGGGCTTAACCAATCCCTATCAAGTGTTTTGGTGGCTTACGGCAGGTTTATCATTCATAAGTATATTTGGTATCTCTAGTATCATTGGTTTGTTTCTTGCCATACTTATTTGGGTCTTTGTGTTTCCGTACGCTGTACATGTTGGTAAGGTCTATGGTGGTTCCAGGGTTGATTTTGCCATTAAGCTCATCTCGGCATTAGGCATTATTGCATTCGCCGTTTATATAATTATTCGTGCGCTGCTTTACTTCATGTAG
- a CDS encoding 4Fe-4S dicluster domain-containing protein, giving the protein MAKVNPKLIDELKELGAFDISACYSCGVCTATCPLAQEGHEFPRKIIRYAILGLEDKLISSTEPWLCYYCGECTESCPRGADPAGFMMAVRRYLTTRYDFTGFSRRFYRSKVVEFISTILLFAITVLGVYFVHGPIILTRVDLDSFLPLHIVEMGDIAILVVLSALLLTNVYRMYRFTVAARDISFITYIRELIRTVVPHFLTQVRMLKCNRNTLNWIMHILIVYGYATIFVFVIVFLDLFQTNTLYPIYNPIRLGGYIASAALLVGAGYAIYGRLRKNAVMRQYSHSTDWFFLTLLYLVVITGVLVDVFKYLGLPIETYIAYTVHLGFVTPLLVLEVPFAKWSHLAYRPFAIYFTRINDLAKTKVMRTTA; this is encoded by the coding sequence ATGGCTAAGGTAAATCCTAAACTAATAGATGAGCTAAAGGAACTTGGGGCATTTGATATATCTGCCTGCTATAGCTGTGGCGTCTGTACAGCAACCTGTCCCTTAGCCCAGGAGGGGCATGAATTTCCGAGGAAGATAATAAGGTACGCAATCCTTGGTCTTGAGGATAAGCTAATTTCAAGTACTGAGCCCTGGCTGTGTTACTACTGCGGTGAGTGCACAGAATCATGCCCAAGAGGTGCAGATCCAGCTGGTTTTATGATGGCCGTTAGGAGGTATTTAACGACACGTTATGATTTCACAGGCTTCTCAAGGAGATTCTATAGGTCAAAAGTAGTGGAGTTCATCTCAACAATCCTCCTCTTCGCTATTACAGTACTCGGCGTATACTTCGTACATGGGCCAATCATCCTCACAAGGGTAGATCTAGATTCCTTCCTGCCGCTGCATATCGTGGAGATGGGCGATATAGCAATACTGGTGGTGCTTTCTGCCCTATTATTAACCAATGTTTATAGAATGTATAGATTCACAGTTGCGGCTAGGGATATATCCTTCATAACGTATATAAGGGAGCTAATAAGGACCGTAGTGCCTCACTTCCTTACGCAAGTCAGGATGTTGAAGTGCAATAGAAATACCTTAAACTGGATAATGCATATACTAATTGTTTATGGATATGCAACGATATTCGTATTCGTAATAGTATTCCTGGACCTATTCCAAACAAACACCCTTTACCCAATATACAATCCGATAAGGCTCGGTGGATACATAGCATCAGCGGCATTGCTTGTTGGCGCTGGCTATGCTATTTATGGTCGTTTAAGGAAGAACGCAGTAATGAGGCAGTACTCCCACTCCACGGATTGGTTCTTCCTAACCCTATTATACCTCGTGGTGATCACAGGTGTGCTTGTTGATGTGTTTAAATACCTGGGTCTACCCATAGAGACTTACATAGCGTATACGGTGCATCTCGGTTTCGTAACACCACTATTAGTGTTGGAGGTACCCTTCGCAAAATGGTCACACCTGGCATATAGGCCATTTGCCATATACTTCACAAGGATCAATGACTTAGCCAAGACAAAGGTCATGCGAACCACGGCATAA
- a CDS encoding ArsR family transcriptional regulator: MTRRELSMDKLKRELGIQPPKELTEYVREITTIRSKIVNCLRRDGELTVKEISSKTGLPEDIVFWHLMTMFKYGLVESTEKTDDGYYRYRLRGETHG; the protein is encoded by the coding sequence ATGACTAGGAGGGAACTCTCAATGGATAAATTAAAGAGGGAATTAGGGATTCAACCACCTAAGGAACTTACGGAGTACGTTAGGGAAATAACAACTATAAGAAGTAAGATAGTTAATTGCTTAAGAAGAGATGGGGAGCTAACTGTTAAGGAGATTTCCTCAAAGACGGGATTGCCCGAGGATATAGTCTTTTGGCATCTCATGACCATGTTTAAGTACGGCTTAGTGGAATCAACTGAAAAGACCGATGATGGTTATTATAGGTATAGATTGAGGGGTGAGACTCATGGCTAA
- a CDS encoding CoB--CoM heterodisulfide reductase iron-sulfur subunit A family protein, with translation MERSDKIRIGVYVCHCGGNISDVVNVKRVVDEVRKEKGVVVAKDFMFMCSEAGQKLIENDIRSGKVNAVVVASCSPRLHEATFRAAIARAGGNSYMYYHVDVREECSWVHENDKEEATNKAIRQVRAAIAYLRHAEPLSRIRVNCERSVLVIGGGIAGLRTALDLAESGLTVYLVERTPFLGGNAAKIGNVKVFPYEKTAIDVVRELIERLRKMSNVAIYTNAEVENVSGYVGNFDVTIKVNPRYFRGKPNGREVEELRKICPRKARDEFSYEVSERTAIMFPPFNGTYPEIPAIDMALCDKCGLCTKMSDKIDLSQEPQIVHLKVGAIVVATGFKPYKPEKSEYGYGLPGVITLQELVGIINRYGDVVINGRRPRSIAFIYCVGSRQRRVDGKKANEYCSRYCCIAALDVAAAIKEFLKDVKIYHVVRDVRSYGINELLFEEASKQGQVIIKYDVDEGEPQVTYINGKPIVKVKDVLTEHMELELPVDLVVLVTGMEPSDGTVNIAEKLKISRGTDGFLQEVHPKLRPVETMLSGIFIAGTAQAPRGVGETLASASAAAAKVMSLVLKGYTELEPFVAFVDQDSCRGSGLCVSECPYGAIVIKEYAGSKKAWVNEVLCKGCGACVAVCPSGAVQLRGLRNVQIEDMIRAAGGAHD, from the coding sequence ATGGAAAGAAGTGATAAAATTAGGATTGGTGTATATGTATGCCATTGCGGTGGTAATATTTCTGACGTTGTTAATGTAAAGAGGGTTGTTGATGAAGTACGTAAGGAGAAGGGTGTAGTTGTTGCTAAGGACTTTATGTTTATGTGCTCTGAGGCTGGTCAGAAGTTGATTGAGAATGATATAAGGAGTGGTAAGGTAAATGCTGTTGTTGTCGCTTCGTGTTCTCCAAGGCTTCATGAGGCAACATTTAGGGCCGCAATAGCGAGAGCCGGTGGTAACTCGTACATGTATTACCATGTTGATGTTAGGGAGGAGTGTTCGTGGGTTCATGAGAACGATAAGGAAGAGGCCACCAATAAGGCGATAAGGCAGGTTAGGGCAGCTATAGCATACTTAAGGCATGCTGAGCCTCTTAGCAGGATTAGGGTGAATTGTGAGCGTTCAGTGCTCGTAATTGGTGGTGGTATTGCTGGGTTAAGGACGGCATTGGATTTGGCTGAGTCAGGACTTACGGTATACCTTGTTGAACGTACTCCATTTCTTGGCGGTAATGCTGCCAAAATAGGCAACGTTAAGGTATTTCCATATGAAAAAACAGCTATTGACGTAGTGAGGGAGTTAATAGAGAGACTTAGGAAGATGAGTAATGTAGCTATATATACTAATGCCGAGGTAGAGAACGTGTCTGGTTATGTGGGTAACTTCGATGTTACCATTAAGGTGAATCCACGCTATTTCAGAGGCAAGCCTAATGGACGAGAAGTTGAGGAACTTAGAAAGATATGCCCAAGGAAGGCCAGGGATGAGTTCAGTTACGAGGTCTCTGAAAGAACTGCAATAATGTTTCCTCCATTCAATGGTACTTACCCTGAAATACCGGCGATAGACATGGCATTATGTGATAAATGCGGCCTATGTACTAAGATGAGTGATAAGATTGATCTCTCTCAGGAACCACAAATTGTTCATCTAAAGGTTGGCGCAATAGTTGTAGCCACTGGGTTTAAGCCGTATAAGCCTGAAAAGAGTGAGTATGGGTATGGCTTACCTGGCGTAATTACATTGCAGGAATTGGTGGGCATTATTAATAGGTATGGTGATGTGGTTATTAATGGTAGGAGACCGAGGAGCATAGCCTTTATCTACTGTGTAGGGAGTAGGCAGAGAAGGGTAGATGGTAAGAAGGCGAATGAGTATTGCTCTAGGTATTGCTGCATAGCTGCATTGGACGTCGCGGCGGCCATTAAGGAGTTCCTGAAGGATGTCAAAATATACCATGTAGTTAGGGATGTTAGGTCTTACGGGATAAATGAGTTATTATTTGAGGAGGCCAGTAAGCAGGGACAGGTTATCATAAAGTATGATGTTGATGAGGGCGAGCCGCAGGTCACATACATTAATGGTAAGCCTATTGTTAAGGTTAAGGATGTTCTAACTGAGCACATGGAATTAGAACTGCCCGTTGATTTAGTGGTTCTTGTCACGGGAATGGAGCCGTCTGACGGTACTGTGAATATTGCAGAGAAATTGAAGATATCCAGGGGCACCGATGGTTTTCTCCAGGAGGTTCATCCTAAGCTTAGGCCTGTGGAGACCATGCTGAGTGGAATATTTATTGCGGGTACTGCACAGGCACCGCGTGGTGTTGGTGAGACCTTGGCATCGGCATCAGCAGCTGCGGCAAAGGTCATGTCGCTGGTCCTTAAGGGATATACCGAGCTAGAACCCTTCGTTGCCTTTGTCGACCAAGATAGTTGCAGGGGTTCTGGGCTATGTGTGAGTGAATGTCCGTACGGCGCTATCGTAATTAAGGAATATGCAGGCAGTAAGAAGGCATGGGTGAACGAAGTACTTTGCAAAGGTTGTGGAGCCTGTGTGGCTGTGTGTCCAAGCGGTGCCGTTCAACTTAGGGGTCTCAGGAATGTGCAGATTGAGGATATGATAAGGGCAGCAGGTGGTGCTCATGACTAG
- a CDS encoding CoB--CoM heterodisulfide reductase iron-sulfur subunit A family protein, with protein MRSNISQKILEMAELIQGSFEYDVVVIGGGIAGMEASLDLAEMGFKVLLVEREPTIGGKMFLLSKVFPTLDCASCISTPKMAAVAHHPNIDLWTYSEVTRIDVKGKGDFEITVLRKPRFVNEELCTGCGTCEEVCPVVLPKEYDYGLRGRKAAYIPFDTAVPKKAVIDIDNCIFCGQCERECPAGAIDFTQKPTIYKIKAHAIIITTGYRLFPAERKEQYGYGKIPNVITAMQMERLLSPTRPFNSVLRPSDGKEPSSIGYVLCVGSRDKTVGNPRCSQVCCMYSIKQAQLILGALPLADVTIYCMDIRAYGKGFEEFYQKAKAMGVKFVRGRVAKIEELPSGNVRVVYEDIDDGKVNSAEHDLVVLSVGLLPSNDSIISIIHGAKIAVDDLGFIRVDPSAPTQTNIEGIFAAGCATGPKDIPDTILEAASAAARCAAYLKSLKQERMIPVEVVSNGKK; from the coding sequence ATGAGAAGTAATATATCACAGAAGATCCTTGAGATGGCGGAGCTGATCCAAGGGTCCTTCGAGTATGACGTAGTGGTTATTGGTGGTGGTATTGCCGGTATGGAGGCCTCACTTGACTTAGCTGAGATGGGGTTTAAGGTATTACTTGTTGAGAGGGAACCTACGATAGGAGGTAAGATGTTCCTACTGAGTAAGGTGTTTCCGACACTTGACTGTGCAAGTTGCATTTCAACTCCTAAAATGGCTGCCGTGGCTCATCATCCAAACATAGATTTATGGACATACTCCGAGGTTACTAGGATTGATGTTAAGGGTAAAGGTGACTTCGAGATCACTGTATTAAGAAAGCCGAGATTCGTTAATGAGGAATTATGCACAGGCTGTGGTACATGCGAGGAGGTTTGTCCTGTGGTCTTACCTAAGGAGTATGATTATGGCCTTAGGGGAAGAAAGGCTGCGTATATTCCATTCGATACTGCTGTACCGAAGAAGGCTGTAATTGATATAGATAATTGCATATTCTGTGGACAGTGCGAAAGAGAATGCCCTGCTGGTGCCATTGACTTCACGCAAAAACCTACGATATATAAGATCAAGGCACATGCAATAATAATAACAACTGGGTATAGATTATTCCCTGCGGAAAGGAAGGAGCAGTATGGTTATGGTAAGATCCCGAATGTGATAACCGCAATGCAGATGGAGAGGTTATTATCGCCAACGAGACCATTTAACTCAGTGCTTAGGCCATCGGATGGTAAGGAACCAAGTAGTATTGGGTACGTACTTTGTGTTGGCTCTAGGGATAAGACGGTTGGTAACCCAAGGTGCTCCCAGGTTTGTTGTATGTACTCAATAAAGCAGGCTCAGTTAATCCTTGGTGCATTACCGCTAGCTGATGTGACTATTTACTGCATGGATATAAGGGCTTATGGTAAGGGTTTCGAGGAGTTCTACCAGAAGGCTAAGGCAATGGGTGTTAAGTTCGTGCGTGGTAGGGTGGCTAAGATTGAGGAATTACCAAGTGGTAATGTTAGGGTAGTTTATGAAGATATCGATGATGGGAAGGTGAATTCAGCAGAGCATGATTTGGTGGTTTTATCCGTGGGCCTATTGCCAAGTAATGATAGTATTATCTCAATAATTCATGGAGCAAAAATAGCCGTAGATGACTTGGGATTTATAAGGGTAGATCCATCAGCACCTACTCAGACAAATATAGAAGGCATATTCGCGGCAGGTTGCGCAACAGGTCCTAAGGACATTCCTGATACCATACTAGAAGCGGCATCGGCCGCAGCAAGATGCGCGGCTTATCTAAAATCGCTTAAGCAGGAGAGGATGATACCAGTAGAGGTGGTTAGCAATGGAAAGAAGTGA
- a CDS encoding hydrogenase iron-sulfur subunit, with product MVLKKSNPQILIFTTNIISDPGVCSAGLMHLSYPAQTTMIKVPCSSMIRPEWILLALESGFDGVFVAADGTDCPYLTDCTDKTARRVKEAQELLSDRGIEPERVKMAAICSVCGEAFVRLVNDFYSRLMELGPIKVKTHEK from the coding sequence ATGGTTCTTAAAAAATCAAATCCACAAATTCTTATTTTTACAACAAACATAATCTCAGACCCTGGAGTATGCTCCGCTGGTTTAATGCACCTGAGTTATCCTGCGCAGACCACGATGATTAAGGTCCCATGTTCGTCAATGATAAGGCCCGAATGGATATTACTGGCGCTCGAGAGTGGTTTTGATGGGGTGTTCGTAGCTGCTGATGGTACAGATTGCCCATACCTAACTGACTGCACTGATAAAACCGCTAGGCGTGTTAAGGAGGCCCAGGAGTTATTGAGCGACAGGGGTATAGAGCCTGAGAGAGTTAAGATGGCCGCTATTTGTTCAGTATGCGGTGAGGCCTTCGTTAGGTTAGTGAATGACTTCTATTCCAGGTTAATGGAACTAGGGCCCATTAAGGTGAAAACACATGAGAAGTAA
- a CDS encoding sulfurtransferase TusA family protein, which produces MSETKGELSPEELRKLKPSKTVDARGMSCPGPLLTAKQAITEVPIGGILEVLSSDPGTKRDLPLWARKMGHVYLGTIEEPGYWRIFVKRMK; this is translated from the coding sequence ATGAGTGAGACAAAGGGTGAATTAAGTCCGGAGGAGCTTAGGAAGCTCAAGCCAAGCAAGACTGTGGATGCCAGGGGTATGTCATGCCCCGGCCCCTTACTTACTGCGAAGCAGGCAATAACGGAGGTACCAATTGGGGGTATACTTGAGGTTCTTTCATCAGATCCAGGTACGAAGAGAGACCTACCTCTCTGGGCTAGGAAGATGGGTCACGTATACCTAGGAACAATAGAGGAACCGGGTTACTGGAGAATATTCGTAAAGAGAATGAAATAA
- a CDS encoding DsrE/DsrF/DrsH-like family protein: MGGKQKRMAVSVFSGSVDRLTGLAMLVSGAVAMGMEVELFLQLWGAYAFRKDVIQRNTNFSEFQNLSSEVARRLQELRLPSWFDLLREAKKTGNLKIYVCSTAANIWNAKKEDFVDLVDDIIGAGEWVDKMSEADITLFV; the protein is encoded by the coding sequence ATGGGTGGTAAACAGAAGAGGATGGCGGTTTCCGTGTTCTCAGGCAGTGTGGATAGGTTGACTGGTTTAGCTATGCTTGTTTCTGGTGCGGTGGCCATGGGTATGGAGGTTGAATTATTCCTACAGTTATGGGGAGCATATGCATTTAGGAAGGACGTTATTCAGAGAAACACGAACTTCAGTGAATTTCAGAACCTGAGTTCTGAGGTTGCTAGAAGATTGCAGGAATTGAGATTACCGTCATGGTTTGATTTATTGAGGGAGGCTAAGAAGACGGGCAACCTAAAGATCTATGTATGCTCGACGGCAGCCAACATATGGAATGCCAAGAAGGAGGATTTCGTCGACTTAGTCGATGACATAATAGGTGCGGGTGAGTGGGTAGATAAGATGTCTGAGGCTGACATAACACTCTTTGTGTAG